The Phycisphaeraceae bacterium genome has a window encoding:
- a CDS encoding HAD family phosphatase produces MQAVIFDVDGVLVDSYHAHLESWQATAREHEVPFTREDFARTFGRTSRDIIRLLWPNGEALSDEAIRAVDDRKEALYREIVAAAFPAMDGAAELIRGLHQAGFRIAAGSSGPPENVQLAVERLGMAHAFNALVTGMDVTRGKPDPQVFLLAAERLGVPPARCVVVEDAPAGVEAAHRAGMTCVGVISTGRTHSDVAHAERVVRSLRELSPRDFAALLNGANVR; encoded by the coding sequence ATGCAAGCCGTGATCTTCGATGTCGATGGTGTCCTGGTCGATTCCTACCACGCGCACCTGGAGAGCTGGCAGGCGACGGCCCGCGAGCACGAAGTGCCCTTCACGCGCGAGGACTTTGCTCGCACCTTCGGGCGCACCAGCCGCGACATCATCCGGCTGCTCTGGCCGAATGGCGAGGCGCTGAGTGATGAGGCGATCCGCGCCGTCGACGATCGCAAGGAGGCGCTCTACCGCGAGATCGTGGCTGCGGCGTTTCCCGCCATGGATGGAGCGGCGGAGCTCATCCGTGGCCTGCATCAGGCGGGGTTCCGCATCGCCGCCGGTTCGTCCGGACCCCCGGAGAACGTGCAACTGGCCGTGGAGCGCCTGGGCATGGCGCACGCCTTCAACGCGCTGGTGACGGGCATGGACGTGACGCGCGGCAAGCCCGACCCGCAGGTGTTCCTGCTCGCCGCCGAGCGTCTGGGCGTGCCGCCCGCCCGCTGCGTGGTGGTGGAGGACGCCCCGGCGGGCGTGGAGGCGGCGCACCGCGCCGGGATGACCTGCGTGGGCGTGATCTCGACCGGCCGCACGCATTCCGACGTGGCGCACGCCGAGCGGGTGGTGCGGTCGCTGCGGGAACTCTCGCCGCGCGACTTCGCGGCGCTGCTGAACGGCGCGAACGTGCGGTGA
- a CDS encoding UDP-N-acetylmuramoyl-L-alanine--D-glutamate ligase, with translation MDSLRNQRVLVMGLGRFGGGLGVTRWLAGQGARVTVTDTAPAEKLAASVAALRDLIDAGRVVLRLGAHDERDFTSHDVVIANPAVPRPWENPLLNAARAAGVPITTEIRLVTERLDRRRVIGVTGSAGKSTTSAMIHHALLRLGHRAHLGGNIGGSLLDRLTPGADDPIGASDLVVLELSSAQLHWLGAGVGQPGAPAWSPRVAVITNIAPNHLDWHGTFEQYRESKMNITRAQGPGDVLIRSDELLPARVIPLRVPGGHNQRNAWTASHAASAMTECSPDEAAAALADFPGLPHRLQLVAEHDGVRYYNDSKSTTPEATLLAVASFDDPARVHLIVGGSDKGADLSPIARLGPRLGGLYAIGLTGRRIIDLAERVSFVVGCDAASSTRHAVYAETLERAVAAAMARLRPGDVLLLSPGCASLDQFANYEARGEAFAALVRESCEATRVG, from the coding sequence ATGGATTCACTTCGCAATCAACGGGTGCTGGTCATGGGGCTGGGACGCTTCGGCGGCGGGCTGGGCGTGACGCGCTGGCTGGCAGGGCAGGGGGCGCGCGTGACCGTCACCGATACCGCCCCGGCGGAGAAGCTTGCGGCGTCCGTCGCTGCTCTGCGCGACCTGATCGATGCGGGCCGCGTCGTGCTTCGGCTGGGCGCCCACGACGAGCGCGATTTCACATCGCACGACGTGGTGATCGCCAACCCCGCCGTGCCCAGGCCGTGGGAGAACCCGCTGCTGAACGCCGCCCGCGCGGCGGGCGTGCCGATCACCACGGAGATCCGCCTGGTGACGGAGCGGCTTGATCGCCGCCGCGTCATCGGCGTCACCGGCAGCGCGGGCAAGAGCACCACCAGCGCGATGATCCATCACGCGCTGCTTCGGCTCGGCCATCGGGCGCACCTGGGCGGCAACATCGGCGGCTCGCTGCTCGACCGTCTGACGCCCGGAGCGGATGACCCGATCGGGGCGAGTGACCTGGTGGTGCTCGAACTCTCGAGCGCCCAGCTGCACTGGCTGGGGGCGGGAGTGGGGCAGCCGGGCGCTCCCGCGTGGTCTCCCCGCGTGGCGGTGATCACCAACATCGCGCCCAACCATCTCGACTGGCACGGCACGTTCGAGCAGTACCGCGAGTCGAAGATGAACATCACGAGGGCGCAGGGGCCGGGCGATGTGCTGATCCGATCCGACGAGTTGCTCCCGGCGCGCGTGATTCCATTGCGCGTGCCCGGCGGCCACAACCAGCGCAACGCCTGGACGGCGAGTCACGCGGCGTCGGCCATGACAGAATGCTCGCCGGACGAAGCCGCCGCGGCGCTGGCGGACTTTCCGGGACTGCCCCATCGGCTGCAACTGGTGGCGGAGCACGATGGCGTGCGGTATTACAACGACTCGAAGTCCACCACACCGGAGGCGACGCTGCTGGCGGTGGCGTCCTTCGATGACCCGGCCCGCGTTCACCTGATCGTCGGCGGCAGCGACAAGGGGGCCGACCTGTCGCCCATCGCCCGCCTCGGGCCGCGGCTGGGCGGGCTGTACGCCATCGGGCTGACCGGGCGACGGATCATCGACCTGGCCGAGCGTGTTTCGTTTGTCGTGGGCTGCGATGCTGCTTCATCGACGCGCCACGCGGTCTACGCGGAGACGCTCGAACGCGCCGTCGCGGCGGCCATGGCGCGCCTGCGGCCGGGCGACGTGCTGCTGCTCTCGCCCGGCTGCGCCTCGCTCGATCAGTTCGCCAACTACGAAGCGCGCGGCGAGGCGTTCGCCGCCCTCGTGAGGGAGTCATGCGAGGCCACGCGTGTCGGATGA
- a CDS encoding cupin domain-containing protein, giving the protein MLIRRAEDTPGKPMEMDGVKGVTMRMMVGRGDGAPTFAMRHFTVEPGGHTPRHSHNYEHEVYVVAGEATVEQDGEFREIRQGDVVFVKPNALHQFVNKGAKPFQFLCFVPVSFDCGGGQMSPTPGSG; this is encoded by the coding sequence ATGCTCATTCGACGCGCCGAGGACACGCCGGGCAAGCCCATGGAGATGGATGGAGTGAAGGGCGTGACCATGCGCATGATGGTCGGTCGGGGTGATGGCGCGCCCACCTTCGCCATGCGGCATTTCACGGTCGAGCCCGGCGGACACACACCGCGCCACAGCCACAACTACGAGCACGAGGTGTACGTGGTGGCGGGCGAGGCCACGGTGGAGCAGGATGGCGAGTTTCGCGAGATCAGGCAGGGAGATGTCGTGTTCGTCAAGCCCAACGCGCTGCACCAGTTCGTCAACAAGGGCGCGAAGCCCTTTCAGTTCCTGTGCTTCGTGCCCGTCTCATTCGACTGCGGCGGGGGGCAGATGAGCCCCACGCCGGGCAGCGGGTGA
- a CDS encoding MBL fold metallo-hydrolase, giving the protein MTTPPPRPIIHTFVLGDYQTNCFVVEAPPSRDCWIVDCGQEPEELIDFIRSRGLKPVALLLTHAHLDHIAGIDIARRALGPMPMFIHRAEAGFCSDPMANLSILTGRPVSVTEPENLLSGGETLQLAGTRWRVLHTPGHSPGGVCYIHDDSRQALVGDTLFAGSIGRFDFPTSDPDALRTSILETIMSLPDDMTVHPGHGPATTIGRERKTNPYVRGGW; this is encoded by the coding sequence ATGACCACTCCGCCGCCGCGCCCCATCATCCACACCTTCGTCCTCGGCGACTACCAGACCAACTGCTTCGTGGTCGAAGCGCCGCCCTCGCGCGACTGCTGGATCGTGGACTGCGGCCAGGAGCCGGAGGAACTCATCGACTTCATCCGCTCGCGCGGGCTGAAGCCCGTCGCCCTGCTGCTGACGCACGCGCATCTCGACCACATCGCGGGCATCGACATCGCCCGCCGCGCGCTGGGGCCGATGCCCATGTTCATTCACCGGGCGGAGGCGGGCTTCTGCTCCGACCCCATGGCCAACCTGTCGATCCTGACCGGACGGCCCGTGAGCGTGACGGAGCCGGAGAACCTGCTCAGCGGCGGCGAGACGCTTCAACTCGCGGGCACGCGCTGGCGCGTTCTCCACACGCCCGGCCACTCGCCCGGCGGCGTGTGCTACATCCACGATGACTCCAGGCAGGCCCTCGTGGGCGACACGCTCTTCGCCGGCTCGATCGGCCGCTTCGACTTCCCCACCTCCGACCCGGACGCGCTGCGGACCTCGATCCTGGAGACAATCATGTCCCTGCCCGACGACATGACAGTCCATCCAGGCCACGGCCCGGCGACGACCATCGGGCGCGAGCGAAAGACAAATCCGTATGTGCGCGGGGGGTGGTGA
- the lepB gene encoding signal peptidase I, which translates to MALFRRSKKLPGKEKPQPTTWYGRLWVNWIRPIGLAVLIVFGFRSMFIDWNDVPSSSMEPTILVGDRIFVNRTAFGLQVPFSTALGGPWWILKWGQPQRGDIVVFFATQKEPGGATATRRLVKRIAGVPGDTLEMRNGVLSVNGKPVETREGNAGKYARLDLHGVHPDQAAFSQEVLGDVLHPVMHTHNSRSPFSTFGPVVVPEGHYLMMGDNRNNSRDSRRVEGLPDENNGFGFVPREKIVGRAFGVAFSVDKVPSFRPRWERFFRGFDQTRVEAPAGN; encoded by the coding sequence ATGGCCCTGTTCCGACGATCCAAGAAACTACCCGGCAAGGAGAAGCCCCAGCCCACAACCTGGTACGGGCGGCTGTGGGTCAACTGGATTCGCCCCATCGGCCTGGCCGTGCTCATCGTCTTCGGCTTCCGCTCCATGTTCATCGACTGGAACGATGTACCCTCCTCCTCCATGGAGCCGACCATCCTCGTCGGCGACCGCATCTTCGTGAATCGCACCGCCTTCGGGCTGCAGGTGCCCTTCTCCACCGCGCTCGGCGGGCCGTGGTGGATTCTCAAATGGGGCCAGCCGCAGCGCGGCGATATCGTCGTCTTCTTCGCCACCCAGAAAGAACCCGGCGGCGCCACCGCCACCCGGCGGCTCGTCAAACGCATCGCGGGCGTGCCCGGCGACACGCTGGAAATGCGCAACGGAGTCCTCAGCGTGAACGGCAAGCCGGTCGAAACGCGCGAGGGCAACGCCGGCAAGTACGCCCGGCTCGATCTGCACGGCGTCCACCCCGACCAGGCCGCGTTCTCGCAGGAAGTGCTGGGCGATGTGCTGCACCCCGTCATGCACACACACAACTCGCGCTCGCCCTTCTCCACCTTCGGCCCGGTGGTGGTGCCCGAGGGTCACTACCTGATGATGGGCGACAACCGCAACAACAGCCGCGACTCGCGCCGCGTCGAAGGGCTGCCGGATGAGAACAACGGCTTCGGCTTTGTGCCCCGCGAGAAGATCGTCGGCCGCGCATTCGGCGTGGCGTTCTCGGTGGACAAGGTGCCCTCCTTCCGCCCGCGCTGGGAGCGGTTCTTCCGCGGCTTCGATCAGACGCGCGTGGAAGCGCCGGCGGGCAACTGA
- a CDS encoding DUF2283 domain-containing protein produces MRIRYFTDTDTLLIEFREDGAVAHTRDLDENTTLDLDAQGNLCALTIEHASRRTGIPEFSYQQVAA; encoded by the coding sequence ATGAGAATCCGCTACTTCACCGACACCGACACGCTGCTGATCGAGTTCCGCGAGGACGGGGCGGTCGCCCACACCCGCGATCTCGATGAGAACACGACGCTCGACCTCGACGCCCAGGGCAACCTCTGCGCGCTGACGATCGAACACGCCTCGCGGCGCACCGGCATCCCGGAGTTTTCGTATCAGCAAGTCGCGGCGTGA
- a CDS encoding elongation factor G, which produces MTPAYTTKDIRNIALTGSAASGKTTLVEHLLHNAGLIGRVGRVEDGNTVTDYDPLEKELHHSIDSALVHFDHAGAHINLIDTPGAPDFIGKAFCAMPAVETVIVMLDPVRGIDPVARRLMKFAAERNLPRMIIINKIDHGGDLLDLLGAVQETFGSECRPVNLPANGGKQVIDCFQNASGASDMGDVSEFHTGIVDQVVEVDEALMEEYLANGSVPIEKLHEPFCKALREGHLIPVFFTSARENVGLKELVDFFAHNLPSPLEGNPRPFQYTAGGAGAGVGGELKPFRAVPDSSKPLVAHVFKVASDPYVGKLAVFRVHQGHVGSDLQPRVDAGRKGVRIAHVFKVRGKDHAEIRQIIAGDIGAVAKIDEIHFNSVLHTGEIGEDLHLKPLALPKPMYGLAIEGKQKGAETKLAEALHKMTAEDPTFAVERVAATNETVIRGLGEQHLRMKLRMLKDRYGVDVEARLPKVAYKETITAKADGHHRHKKQTGGAGQFGEVYLRVEPLTAEEGAANGELFEFVDDTFGGSIPKQFLPAIEKGIRQVLSTGAVAGYPMQGIRVSVYDGKYHDVDSKEVAFITAGRKAFIDAVSKARPVLLEPYVHLEITVPADQIGAISSDLSGRRGRIQGTDMLPGNQAVVKAEVPLAEVMSYSAQLKSITGGAGSYSMEYSHDEQTPPNIQAEVVARYKPRAEEE; this is translated from the coding sequence ATGACACCCGCCTACACCACCAAGGACATCCGCAACATTGCCCTGACCGGCAGTGCGGCGTCGGGCAAGACGACCCTCGTCGAGCACCTGCTGCACAACGCCGGACTGATCGGACGGGTGGGGCGCGTGGAGGACGGCAACACGGTCACCGACTACGACCCGCTGGAGAAGGAACTCCATCACAGCATCGACAGCGCCCTGGTCCACTTCGACCACGCCGGGGCGCACATCAACCTCATTGACACGCCCGGGGCTCCCGACTTCATCGGCAAGGCCTTCTGCGCCATGCCCGCGGTGGAGACGGTGATCGTCATGCTCGACCCGGTTCGCGGCATCGACCCGGTGGCGAGGCGGCTGATGAAGTTCGCCGCCGAGCGAAATCTGCCCCGCATGATCATCATCAACAAGATCGATCACGGCGGCGACCTGCTCGACCTGCTCGGCGCGGTGCAGGAAACCTTCGGCAGCGAATGCCGCCCCGTCAACCTGCCCGCCAATGGCGGCAAGCAGGTGATCGACTGCTTTCAGAACGCCTCGGGCGCGAGCGACATGGGCGACGTGTCCGAGTTCCACACCGGCATCGTGGACCAGGTGGTGGAGGTGGATGAAGCACTGATGGAGGAATACCTGGCCAACGGCTCGGTCCCCATCGAGAAACTGCATGAACCGTTCTGCAAGGCCCTGCGCGAGGGACACCTGATCCCGGTCTTCTTCACCTCCGCCCGCGAGAACGTGGGGCTGAAGGAGCTCGTCGATTTCTTCGCCCACAACCTGCCCAGCCCGCTGGAGGGCAACCCCCGTCCGTTCCAGTACACGGCGGGTGGTGCGGGGGCAGGAGTAGGGGGGGAACTCAAACCCTTCCGCGCCGTGCCGGATTCCTCCAAGCCGCTGGTGGCGCACGTGTTCAAGGTCGCCAGCGACCCCTACGTGGGCAAGCTGGCGGTCTTCCGCGTGCATCAGGGGCACGTCGGATCGGACCTGCAGCCGCGCGTGGACGCGGGGCGCAAGGGTGTGCGCATCGCGCACGTCTTCAAGGTGCGGGGCAAGGATCACGCCGAGATCAGGCAGATCATCGCGGGAGACATCGGCGCGGTGGCCAAGATCGACGAGATTCACTTCAACTCGGTGCTTCACACGGGTGAGATCGGCGAAGACCTGCACCTCAAGCCGCTGGCCCTGCCCAAGCCCATGTACGGGCTGGCCATCGAGGGCAAGCAGAAGGGCGCGGAGACCAAGCTCGCCGAGGCCCTGCACAAGATGACCGCCGAGGATCCCACCTTCGCCGTCGAGCGCGTGGCGGCGACCAACGAAACGGTCATCCGCGGGCTGGGCGAGCAGCACCTGCGCATGAAACTCCGGATGCTCAAGGATCGCTACGGCGTGGACGTGGAGGCCCGCCTGCCCAAGGTGGCCTACAAGGAGACCATCACCGCCAAGGCCGACGGCCACCACCGCCACAAGAAGCAGACCGGCGGCGCGGGACAGTTCGGCGAGGTCTACCTGCGCGTCGAACCCCTCACCGCCGAGGAGGGCGCCGCCAACGGCGAACTCTTCGAGTTCGTGGATGACACCTTCGGCGGGTCGATCCCCAAGCAGTTCCTGCCCGCCATCGAAAAGGGCATCCGACAGGTGCTCTCCACCGGCGCGGTCGCGGGCTACCCCATGCAGGGCATCCGCGTGTCGGTGTACGACGGCAAGTACCACGACGTGGACTCGAAGGAAGTGGCCTTCATCACCGCGGGCCGAAAGGCGTTCATCGACGCGGTGAGCAAGGCCCGCCCCGTGCTGCTGGAGCCCTATGTCCACCTGGAGATCACCGTGCCCGCCGACCAGATCGGCGCCATCTCCAGCGACCTCTCAGGCCGCCGCGGCCGCATCCAGGGCACCGACATGCTGCCCGGCAACCAGGCGGTGGTGAAGGCCGAGGTGCCGCTGGCGGAAGTGATGTCGTACTCCGCCCAGCTCAAGTCCATCACGGGCGGCGCGGGCTCGTACAGCATGGAATACAGCCACGATGAGCAGACGCCGCCCAACATCCAGGCGGAAGTGGTGGCGCGGTACAAGCCAAGGGCGGAGGAGGAGTAG